The genomic stretch ATCTCCGAGCACGCCGGCGGTCTTCTTCGCGGCGACCTTGGTCATCACCGCGACGTCATCGAGCAGCGTGGCGATGTCGTCCAGCAGCGCGAACAGGCTGGAACCGGCCATGGCGAGTCTCGCAGGCAGAAGGATGGCCGCGGAGCAGCGCGGCTGGCGCATGCCCCTGCGGTGTGGCCGATGTTCCGGTCTTCGCGCGCTTTGCAGGCGCAGGACGGCAGACTACGCATCGCCGGGTACCCGCCTGGCGCCCGAATCGACCTTGGATCGGATCCATGCCTCATTCCAGACCCTCCGGCCTGCGCGCCAAGCTCGGTGTCGCATTCATCCTGCAGGCGGCCGCCATCTCCTGCGGTACCGTGCTCGGCGTCTACGCCGCCGCGGCGGTGCTCGAAGACGTGCTGATCAAGCGCGCGCTGCGCGAGGAGACTGCGCACTACGTCCAGTTGCTCGAACGCAATCCGGTGCACCCGACACCGGATACCCACAACATGAAGGGCTACATGCAGCGGCCTGGCGACACCGACGAGGTGATTCCGGACAACCTGCGTGGCCTCGGCCCCGGATTTCACGTCCTGCGGCAGGGCGGCAGCCGGGCGCTGGTGTTCGTGTCCGATGCCAAGCCGGGCCGGCTGTTCCTGGTGATCGACCAGGCGCACATCGCGCCAGCTCGCGCTGTTTTCGGCCTGATTCCGCTGACCCTGGTGCTGCTGTTCATCTACCTCGCCACCTGGCTTACCTACCGCCTGTCGCGGCGCGCCATTTCACCGGTAATCTGGCTCGCCAGCGAAGTGCGCGGCTGGGACCCGAAGAATCCGGACTTCAGCACCCTGGCCCCTGAGCGCATGCCACCGGAGATCGAGGGCGAGACCCAGGCCCTCGCGGAGGCCATCTATGGTTTCGGCAAGCGCATCGGCGAGTTCGTCGAGCGCGAGCGCATCTTCACCCGCGACGCCAGCCACGAGCTGCGCACGCCGCTGACGGTGATCAAGATGGCCAGCGAGGTGCTCATCAGCGACGGCCAACTGACGACTACGGCATGCGCAACGCACAGCGGATCGCCGCCGCCGCCGCGCGCGACATGGAGTCGCTGATCGAGGCCCCTGCTGATGGCGCGCGAGGCCGAGAACGCTCTGCCGGCGGACGATTTTGCCGTCAACTCGGTGGTGCACGACGAGATCGAGCGCGCCGAGGCGCTGGTCGGCGACAAGCCGATCAAGCTGGAGCTGGTCGAGCGTGCGCAGTTCTGCCTGCACGCGCCCTCCAAGGTGGTCGCGGTGCTGATCGGCAACCTGATCCGCAATGCGGTGGCCCACACCGACCAGGGCCACGTCCGGGTCACGGTGGAACTCGGCATGGTGACGGTCGAGGACACCGGCGTCGGCATGTCGGAGGAGGACCTCAGCAGATCTTCCAGCCCTTCTTCCGCGCCAAGCACGGGCGCCGCGGCGGCCACGGCGTAGGCCTGACCATCGTCAAGCGCCTGTCCGATCGTTTCCAGTGGCCCATCGAGTTCGAGAGCGAGCCGGGCAAGGGAACCACCGTGCGCGTGCGCTTCCCCAATTGCGCCCAGGTCAAGTGCGCCACCGATCCGCGCGCCTGAGGCGGGAGCGCACCCGAATTGGCGGGAAAAGGACTGAACAGAGAGACGTCTTACCGCAAAGGACGCAAAGGGCGCAATGGAGAGCCACGGTCGCCGTACGGCCTGCGTTGAGATCGATGGCGACCAGGCAATCACACTGGTTGCAATGACCAGCGTCAGCGCAGGACGCCCAGAACACCTGACCGGCTTCTCTTTGCGCCCTTGCATTCCCCTTTGCGCCCTTTGCGTCAAACGCTCTTTTGGTCCGTCCGGGCAACGGCCCGAACCTCAAACGAGCTGCAAGCGCGCCAGTTCCGCGTACAGGCCGCCCTGGGCGAGCAGTTCCTCGTGGCTGCCCTGAGCGACGATGCGACCCGCGTCGAGCACGACGATGCGGTCGGCCTTCTTTACCGTGGCCAGGCGGTGCGCGATCACCAGCGAGGTGCGACCGGCCATCAGGTGTTCCAGCGCGTGCTGCACGGCGCGCTCGCTCTGCGCGTCGAGCGCGCTGGTGGCCTCGTCGAGCAGCAGGATCGAGGCGTCGCGCAGCAGCGCGCGGGCGATCACCACACGCTGCTGCTGGCCGCCCGAGAGGCGCACGCCGCGCTCGCCAAGATACGTGTCCAGCCCTGCGGCAGCGCGCGACAGGAAGTCCCAGGCCTCGGCCGCGCGGGCGGCGGCTTCCACTTCCTCGCGGCTGGCTTCGGGCCGGCCGTAGCGGATGTTCTCCAGCGCGCTGGTGCCGAAGATCACCGGATCCTGCGGCACCAGGGCGAACAGGCGGCGCAGGTCAGCGACGCGTAGTTCGCGCAGGTCCACGCCGTCCACCCGGATGCAGCCCTGGTCGGGATCGTGGAAGCGCAGCAGCAACTGGAACAGGTGCTCTTGCCGGCACCGGACGGTCCGACCAGGGCAACGGTCTCGCCGGCACGGATTTCGAGGTCGATGCCACTCAGCGCCGGCGTGTCCGGGCGCGAGGGATAGCGGAAGCCGACTCCGTCGAAGCGGATCGATTCCCGGATCGCAGTCGGCGCCGCGTCCGGAGTAGCGGGATCGGCGATCTTTGGCGTCATCTGCAGCAGTTCGGCGAGCCGGCCCATGGCGCCGGATGCGCGCTGCACATCGCCCCAGACCTCGCTGACCGCACCCACCGAGCCGGCTGCCATCACCGCATAGAGCACGAACTGGCCAAGTTCGCCGCCCGACAGCGTGCCCGCCAGTACCTGCTTGGCGCCGATCCACAGCACCACCGTGACCGCGCCGAACACCAGCACGATCACCGCCGCCGTCAGGCTGGCGCGCATCGAATGCGGCGCTTGGCCGTGGCCAGGGTGCGCCGCACCGCATCGCCGAAGCGCGTCGACTCGCGCGCCTCGGCCACATTCGCCTGCACGGTGTGGATCGCATTGAAGGTTTCGCCGGCAATCGCCGACGAATCGGCGATGCGGTCCTGGCTCTCGCGCGAGAGTTTTTCCACGCGACGACCGAAAATCAGGATCGGCGCCACCACCAGCGGGATGCCGAGCACGATCAGCAGCGACAGCCGCGGGCTGGTCACCACCAGCATGATCATCGATCCGGTCAGCGTGACCAGGCTGCGCAGCGCCACCGACGCGCTGGAGCCCACCACGGTCTGGATCAACTCGGTATCCGCGGTCAGCCGGCTGAGCAACTCGCCGGTGCGCGTGGTCTCGTAGAAGGACTGCTCGAGCCTGAGCAGGTGGTCGTAGACCGCGCGGCGCAGGTCCGCCATGACCTGCTCGCCCAGCCGGGTGACGAAGTAAAAGCGTGCCGCGGTGCCGATCGCCAGCACCAACGCCACCCCGAGCAGGGCAAGGAAATAGCGGTCTACATAGGCCGCATTCGCCTTGGAGAAACCATGGTCGATCATCTGCCCGATCGCGCTCGGCAGGGACAGCGAGGCCACCGATGCCACCAGCAGGAAGCCCAGGGCGCCTGCGATCGGGCCGCGATAGGGGGCGCAGGAAGGGGCGCGAGCGCCGCCAATGGCTTGATCGATCGGGACTTTTTCGGACACGGATTGGGCGACGTTTGGCGCGCGGCGCCGGGGAACCGCTGTTCATGGGGGGCGGAACCGACCGACGAGGTGGCCAGGTGCGCCCGCGGAGCGGCGGTCGGATGGGCCATCGGATTGCCCCTGGCGGCCGCAGAACCTGACTCGCAACGCGTCCGGAGGATTCCCTACAGTGGCAGCGTCCGCGCCGTCCGCCGGCGCATCCAGCACGCCACGCTGTAGCGATCTCGTTGCGTTGCCAGTACCTCGTGTTCGATTTCGCCGCTCAGGAACAGCACCAGTTGCCCGGGTTCCGGTGCGATGTCGATCGAGACCTCGCCGTCCGGGCCTTCCAGGTAGATGCGCAACTCGCCACCAAAACGCGGTTGCCAGGGGTCGCCGAGGTGGATCACGGCGGAGACTGCGCGCGCGTCCTCGTCGCGGAAACGGTCGAGGTGGCGGCGGTAGGCGCCTCCTGGTGGATAGTGGGCAAAATGCGCTTCGCTCGCAATCAAGCCCAGGTACAGGCGCTCATTCAGTGCGGAGCGCAGGCCTTCCAGGCGCGCCAGGAGGACGCCGACGCACGGCGCCGGATCGTCCGGTTCCAGCCACTGGATCGAATCACCGCGTACCTCGGTTGTGCGCAGGGTGGCATTGCCGCGGCCCACGCGCGCGCCGGGGTCAGACGCCTGCGGCGGCGCGCGACCTGGCGGTGTCGAGCAGTGCCTGCCGCAAGTGCGTGTCGAGCCAGTCGCCCACCACCAGCCAGCGGTCGGTGGCGAGGGCGTCGGCGATCCGGTCGTGGTCAGTCACGCGCGTGCGGCTCACCGCGGGCGTCGCGCTCCAGGAAGTAGATGCCGGCGTAGACCTTTGGATCCACGGCGTAGCCTTCGGCCATGCGCTCGGCGACGAAGCGGCGACGCCGGCGCGCGGTACCTCGTGCACCGTGATGTTCTCGTCCCCGGCACCGCCGCCCGCGTGCACGCGCGTGAGGCCGGTGGCGCGCACGAAATGCATGACCTCGGTGGTCATGCCCGCAGAGCTGGGACCGGCCATGATCGACTCGATGTGTTCGGCCTGCCAGCCGGTTTCCTCCAGCAATTCCCGCTGGGCGCTTTCGCGCCAAGACTCGTCGGCGAAGGCGCTCTCATCGCCGATCAGGCCCGCCGGAAACTCCAGGGTACGCGACTGGATCGGGATGCGATATTGCTCGACCATGAGGACGGTCTCCGCGGGCGTGATCGCCACGATCACAACCGCACCCTGGGGGTTCAGTCGCTCCGCGTACTCCCAGTTCCCGCGCCGACACAGGCGAAGGTGATGGCCGGCGTGAAGGACCTGCGAAGACTGTTGGGACATGGGCGGGAACTTTTGCTGTGGTCGAGAGTCAGCTTG from Rhodanobacteraceae bacterium encodes the following:
- a CDS encoding HAMP domain-containing histidine kinase is translated as MAREAENALPADDFAVNSVVHDEIERAEALVGDKPIKLELVERAQFCLHAPSKVVAVLIGNLIRNAVAHTDQGHVRVTVELGMVTVEDTGVGMSEEDLSRSSSPSSAPSTGAAAATA
- a CDS encoding 2OG-Fe(II) oxygenase, with protein sequence MTTTGSPTPSPPTAGWWWATGSTRTCGRHCSTPPGRAPPQASDPGARVGRGNATLRTTEVRGDSIQWLEPDDPAPCVGVLLARLEGLRSALNERLYLGLIASEAHFAHYPPGGAYRRHLDRFRDEDARAVSAVIHLGDPWQPRFGGELRIYLEGPDGEVSIDIAPEPGQLVLFLSGEIEHEVLATQRDRYSVACWMRRRTARTLPL